Proteins encoded by one window of Epinephelus moara isolate mb chromosome 18, YSFRI_EMoa_1.0, whole genome shotgun sequence:
- the LOC126405162 gene encoding rano class II histocompatibility antigen, A beta chain-like: protein MHIHNFLFCVILCLFSPVFSDENFIQFTSCCTFKGPGLKDIEYIIVNRFNEKVMMQYNSTRGNWKGFTPYAIEITNSWIHDPYDALERAFEMKILCEDNIDAVQQLGNLTSAPTIKMNLVKHPSMLVCSAYNFYPKQIRITWLRNGEEVTSAVSFSEVMSDGDWYYQVHSYLVHTPTQGERMTCMVEHLSLSEPVLQVWDPHLPVTERIEIGMGVFALMLGFVILISGFIYYKKKSAAHFTFCQGRVSIPVEDLPAAEAT, encoded by the exons ATGCACAttcataattttcttttttgtgtgattttgtgccTTTTCAGTCCAG TTTTCTCAGATGAAAATTTTATACAATTCACGTCATGTTGTACGTTCAAGGGTCCAGGTTTGAAAGATATAGAATATATTATAGTAAATCGTTTTAATGAAAAAGTAATGATGCAGTACAACAGCACAAGAGGCAACTGGAAAGGATTCACTCCCTATGCAATTGAAATAACAAACAGTTGGATCCATGATCCCTATGATGCACTAGAGAGAGCGTTTGAAATGAAGATATTGTGTGAAGACAACATAGATGCCGTCCAACAATTAG GTAATCTCACCTCTGCACCCACCATCAAGATGAATTTAGTGAAGCACCCGTCCATGCTTGTGTGCAGTGCCTACAACTTTTATCCAAAACAAATCCGAATAACGTGGTTGCGGAACGGAGAGGAAGTGACCTCAGCTGTCAGTTTTTCTGAGGTGATGTCTGATGGGGATTGGTACTATCAGGTTCATTCCTACCTGGTGCACACCCCGACTCAAGGAGAAAGAATGACCTGCATGGTCGAACACCTCAGCCTCTCTGAACCAGTGCTTCAGGTCTGGG ACCCTCACCTTCCAGTGACAGAACGGATCGAAATCGGTATGGGAGTGTTTGCTCTGATGCTTGGTTTTGTTATTCTGATCTCTGGATTCATCTACTACAAGAAAAAGTCTGCGGCACACTTTACTTTTTGCCAAG GACGAGTGTCCATTCCTGTGGAAGACCTCCCTGCAGCTGAAGCTACATAA